A genomic stretch from Bos javanicus breed banteng chromosome 3, ARS-OSU_banteng_1.0, whole genome shotgun sequence includes:
- the INSRR gene encoding insulin receptor-related protein isoform X3: MAVPSLWPWVACLLAILLSLGFGLDTREVCPSLDIRSDVAELRRLENCSVVEGHLQILLMFTATGEDFRGLSFPRLTQVTDYLLLFRVYGLESLRDLFPNLAVIRGARLFLGYALVIFEMPHMRDVGLPALGAVLRGAVRVEKNQELCHLSTIDWGLLQPSPGANHIVGNKLGEECADVCPGLLGTTGEPCARTTFSGHTDYRCWTSSHCQKVCPCPRGLACTVRGECCHAECLGGCSRPEDPRACVACRHLYFQGACHRACPPGTYQHESWRCVTAERCASLRSVPGRASTFGIHQGSCLAQCPPGFTRNDSSIFCHKCEGLCPKECKVGTKTIDSVQAAQDLVGCTHVEGSLILNLRQGYNLELELQRSLGLVETITGFLKIKHSFALVSLGFFKNLKLIRGDTMVDGNYTLYVLDNQNLQQLGSWVAAGLTIPVGKIYFAFNPRLCLEHIYRLEEVTGTKGRQNKAEINPRTNGDRAACQTRTLRFVSNVTEANRILLRWERYEPLEARDLLSFIVYYKESPFQNATEYVGPDACGAQSWNLLDVELPLSRTQEPGVTLAPLKPWTQYAVFVRAITLTTAEDSPHQGAQSPIVYLRTLPAAPTVPQDVISTSNSSSHLLVRWKPPTQRNGNITYYLVLWQRLAEDSDLYLNDYCHRGLRLPTSNNDPRFDGEDGELEADREPGCCPCQHPPPGQVLPPLEAQEASFQKKFENFLHNAITIPKSPWKVTSINKSPQRDSGRSRRAAEALRLGGNSSDFKIQEDKVPRERAVLSGLRHFTEYRIDIHACNHAAHTVGCSAATFVFARTMPHREADGIPGKVAWEAASKSSVLLRWLEPPDPNGLILKYEIKYRRLGEEATVLCVSRLRYAKFGGVHLALLPPGNYSARVRATSLAGNGSWTDSVAFYIPGPEEEDSGGLHVLLTVTPAGLMLLIILAVLGFFYSKKRNSTLYASVNPEYFSASHMYIPDEWEVPREQISIIRELGQGSFGMVYEGLAQGLEVGEEPTPVALKTVNELASPRERIEFLKEASVMKAFKCHHVVRLLGVVSQGQPTLVIMELMTRGDLKSHLRSLRPEAENNPGLPRPALGDMIQMAGEIADGMAYLAANKFVHRDLAARNCMVSQDFTVKIGDFGMTRDVYETDYYRKGGKGLLPVRWMAPESLKDGIFTTHSDVWSFGVVLWEIVTLAEQPYQGLSNEQVLKFVVDGGVLEELESCPVQLS; the protein is encoded by the exons TGTGCCCCAGCCTGGACATCCGCTCAGACGTGGCAGAGCTGCGGCGGCTGGAGAACTGCAGCGTGGTGGAGGGCCACCTGCAGATCCTGCTCATGTTCACAGCCACCGGCGAGGACTTCCGTGGCCTCAGCTTCCCACGCCTCACCCAGGTCACCGACTACCTGCTGCTCTTCCGGGTCTATGGCCTGGAGAGCTTGCGTGACCTCTTCCCCAACCTGGCAGTCATCCGCGGTGCCCGCCTCTTCCTGGGCTATGCGCTGGTCATCTTCGAGATGCCACACATGCGGGATGTGGGGCTGCCGGCACTGGGGGCCGTTCTGCGTGGGGCTGTGCGTGTGGAGAAGAACCAGGAGCTCTGCCATCTCTCCACCATTGACTGGGGTCTGCTGCAGCCTTCACCTGGTGCCAACCACATTGTGGGCAACAAGCTGGGCGAGGAGTGTGCCGATGTGTGCCCAGGCCTGCTGGGCACCACGGGTGAGCCCTGTGCCAGGACCACCTTCAGCGGGCACACCGACTACAGGTGCTGGACCTCCAGTCACTGCCAGAAAG TGTGCCCCTGTCCTCGGGGGCTGGCCTGCACAGTCAGGGGCGAGTGCTGCCATGCCGAgtgcctgggaggctgcagccgGCCGGAAGACCCCCGTGCCTGCGTCGCCTGCCGCCACCTCTACTTCCAGGGCGCCTGCCACCGGGCCTGCCCGCCAGGCACCTACCAGCATGAGTCCTGGCGCTGTGTCACAGCGGAGCGCTGTGCCAGCCTGCGCTCTGTGCCTGGCCGTGCCTCCACTTTCGGCATCCACCAGGGTAGTTGTCTGGCCCAGTGCCCTCCAGGCTTCACCCGTAATGACAGCAG CATATTCTGCCACAAATGCGAGGGGCTGTGCCCCAAAGAGTGCAAAGTGGGCACCAAGACCATCGACTCTGTCCAGGCAGCACAGGATCTGGTGGGCTGCACCCACGTGGAAGGGAGCCTCATCCTCAACCTCCGTCAAGGCT ATAACCTGGAGCTGGAGCTGCAGCGAAGCCTAGGACTGGTAGAGACCATCACTGGCTTCCTCAAAATCAAGCACTCCTTTGCCCTCGTGTCCCTAGGCTTTTTCAAGAACCTCAAACTTATCCGGGGGGACACCATGGTGGATGG GAACTACACCTTGTACGTGCTGGATAACCAGAACCTACAGCAGCTGGGTTCCTGGGTGGCTGCAGGGCTCACCATTCCTGTGGGCAAGATATACTTCGCCTTCAACCCACGCCTCTGCTTGGAGCACATCTACCGCTTGGAGGAGGTGACTGGCACTAAGGGACGGCAAAACAAGGCTGAGATCAACCCCCGCACCAACGGAGACCGCGCTGCCT GCCAGACTCGCACTCTGCGCTTTGTGTCCAACGTGACGGAGGCCAATCGCATCTTGCTGCGATGGGAGCGCTATGAACCGCTTGAGGCTCGCGACCTACTCAGCTTCATTGTGTACTACAAGGAGTC CCCATTCCAGAATGCCACAGAGTACGTAGGTCCAGATGCCTGTGGGGCCCAGAGCTGGAACCTACTGGATGTGGAGCTGCCCCTTAGCCGCACCCAGGAGCCGGGGGTGACCCTAGCCCCGCTCAAGCCCTGGACACAGTATGCCGTGTTTGTACGGGCCATCACACTGACCACAGCAGAGGACAGCCCCCACCAAGGAGCCCAAAGCCCCATCGTCTACCTCCGAACCTTACCTGCAG cgCCCACAGTGCCCCAGGATGTCATCTCCACGTCCAATTCCTCCTCCCACCTGCTGGTGCGCTGGAAGCCACCGACCCAGCGCAACGGAAACATCACCTACTACCTGGTGCTGTGGCAACGTCTGGCAGAGGACAGCGACCTCTACCTCAATGACTACTGCCACCGCG GCTTGCGGCTGCCCACCAGCAACAACGACCCCCGCTTCGACGGAGAAGACGGGGAACTCGAGGCCGACAGGGAGCCTGGCTGCTGCCCTTGCCAGCACCCACCTCCTGGGCAGGTCCTACCACCGCTGGAGGCACAGGAGGCGTCGTTCCAGAAGAAGTTTGAAAACTTTCTACACAACGCCATCACCATTCCCAA ATCCCCTTGGAAGGTGACATCCATCAATAAGAGCCCTCAAAG GGACTCAGGGAGGAGCCGACGGGCAGCCGAGGCCCTCAGGCTTGGGGGAAACAGCTCGGATTTCAAGATCCAAGAGGACAAAGTGCCCCGGGAGCGAGCGGTGCTGAGTGGCCTGCGCCACTTCACAGAGTACCGGATCGACATCCATGCCTGCAACCACGCGGCGCACACCGTGGGCTGCAGCGCGGCCACCTTCGTCTTTGCGCGCACCATGCCCCACA GAGAGGCTGATGGTATCCCAGGAAAAGTGGCCTGGGAGGCAGCCAGCAAGAGCAGTGTTCTCCTGCGCTGGCTTGAGCCACCGGACCCCAACGGACTCATTCTGAAGTACGAAATCAAGTACCGCCGCCTGGGAGAG GAGGCCACAGTGCTGTGTGTGTCCCGCCTGCGATATGCCAAATTTGGGGGTGTCCACCTGGCCCTGCTGCCTCCTGGAAACTACTCTGCCAGAGTTCGGGCAACCTCACTGGCTGGCAACGGCTCCTGGACAGACAGTGTCGCTTTCTACATCCCTGGCCCGG AGGAGGAAGATTCTGGGGGGCTGCACGTCCTTCTCACCGTCACCCCTGCGGGGCTCATGCTGCTCATCATTCTTGCTGTCCTTGGTTTCTTCTACAGCAAGAAGAG AAACAGCACCCTGTATGCCTCTGTGAATCCGGAATACTTCAGCGCCTCTCACA TGTACATCCCCGACGAGTGGGAGGTGCCTCGGGAGCAGATCTCCATAATCCGAGAACTGGGCCAGGGCTCTTTCGGGATGGTATACGAGGGGCTGGCACAAGGACTGGAGGTTGGAGAGGAGCCCACGCCGGTGGCCCTGAAGACCGTGAATGAGCTGGCCAGCCCACGAGAACGCATTGAGTTCCTCAAGGAAGCCTCTGTCATGAAGGCATTCAAGTGTCACCATGTG GTACGTCTCCTGGGCGTGGTGTCTCAGGGCCAGCCAACTCTGGTCATCATGGAGTTAATGACCCGAGGGGATCTCAAGAGCCATCTTCGATCTCTGCGGCCCGAGGCAGAG AACAATCCTGGGCTCCCACGGCCAGCACTGGGAGATATGATCCAGATGGCTGGTGAGATTGCAGATGGCATGGCCTACCTTGCTGCCAACAAGTTTGTGCATCGAGACCTAGCGGCCCGGAACTGCATGGTGTCCCAGGACTTCACTGTCAAGATTGGGG ACTTCGGGATGACTCGAGACGTGTATGAGACAGACTACTACCGCAAGGGCGGGAAGGGGCTGCTGCCCGTGCGCTGGATGGCCCCCGAGTCCCTCAAAGACGGGATCTTCACCACCCACTCTGACGTCTG GTCCTTCGGCGTGGTGCTCTGGGAGATCGTGACCCTGGCTGAACAACCCTACCAGGGCCTATCCAATGAGCAGGTGCTCAAGTTCGTCGTGGATGGTGGAGTCCTGGAAGAGCTGGAGAGCTGTCCGGTTCAGCT GAGCTGA
- the INSRR gene encoding insulin receptor-related protein isoform X2: MAVPSLWPWVACLLAILLSLGFGLDTREVCPSLDIRSDVAELRRLENCSVVEGHLQILLMFTATGEDFRGLSFPRLTQVTDYLLLFRVYGLESLRDLFPNLAVIRGARLFLGYALVIFEMPHMRDVGLPALGAVLRGAVRVEKNQELCHLSTIDWGLLQPSPGANHIVGNKLGEECADVCPGLLGTTGEPCARTTFSGHTDYRCWTSSHCQKVCPCPRGLACTVRGECCHAECLGGCSRPEDPRACVACRHLYFQGACHRACPPGTYQHESWRCVTAERCASLRSVPGRASTFGIHQGSCLAQCPPGFTRNDSSIFCHKCEGLCPKECKVGTKTIDSVQAAQDLVGCTHVEGSLILNLRQGYNLELELQRSLGLVETITGFLKIKHSFALVSLGFFKNLKLIRGDTMVDGNYTLYVLDNQNLQQLGSWVAAGLTIPVGKIYFAFNPRLCLEHIYRLEEVTGTKGRQNKAEINPRTNGDRAACQTRTLRFVSNVTEANRILLRWERYEPLEARDLLSFIVYYKESPFQNATEYVGPDACGAQSWNLLDVELPLSRTQEPGVTLAPLKPWTQYAVFVRAITLTTAEDSPHQGAQSPIVYLRTLPAAPTVPQDVISTSNSSSHLLVRWKPPTQRNGNITYYLVLWQRLAEDSDLYLNDYCHRGLRLPTSNNDPRFDGEDGELEADREPGCCPCQHPPPGQVLPPLEAQEASFQKKFENFLHNAITIPKSPWKVTSINKSPQRDSGRSRRAAEALRLGGNSSDFKIQEDKVPRERAVLSGLRHFTEYRIDIHACNHAAHTVGCSAATFVFARTMPHREADGIPGKVAWEAASKSSVLLRWLEPPDPNGLILKYEIKYRRLGEEATVLCVSRLRYAKFGGVHLALLPPGNYSARVRATSLAGNGSWTDSVAFYIPGPEEEDSGGLHVLLTVTPAGLMLLIILAVLGFFYSKKRNSTLYASVNPEYFSASHMYIPDEWEVPREQISIIRELGQGSFGMVYEGLAQGLEVGEEPTPVALKTVNELASPRERIEFLKEASVMKAFKCHHVNNPGLPRPALGDMIQMAGEIADGMAYLAANKFVHRDLAARNCMVSQDFTVKIGDFGMTRDVYETDYYRKGGKGLLPVRWMAPESLKDGIFTTHSDVWSFGVVLWEIVTLAEQPYQGLSNEQVLKFVVDGGVLEELESCPVQLQELMQRCWQQNPRLRPTFTHILDSIQEELRPSFRLLSFYHSPECRGARASLLPTDAEPDSPRTSKEASSDFSPQNGGPGH; the protein is encoded by the exons TGTGCCCCAGCCTGGACATCCGCTCAGACGTGGCAGAGCTGCGGCGGCTGGAGAACTGCAGCGTGGTGGAGGGCCACCTGCAGATCCTGCTCATGTTCACAGCCACCGGCGAGGACTTCCGTGGCCTCAGCTTCCCACGCCTCACCCAGGTCACCGACTACCTGCTGCTCTTCCGGGTCTATGGCCTGGAGAGCTTGCGTGACCTCTTCCCCAACCTGGCAGTCATCCGCGGTGCCCGCCTCTTCCTGGGCTATGCGCTGGTCATCTTCGAGATGCCACACATGCGGGATGTGGGGCTGCCGGCACTGGGGGCCGTTCTGCGTGGGGCTGTGCGTGTGGAGAAGAACCAGGAGCTCTGCCATCTCTCCACCATTGACTGGGGTCTGCTGCAGCCTTCACCTGGTGCCAACCACATTGTGGGCAACAAGCTGGGCGAGGAGTGTGCCGATGTGTGCCCAGGCCTGCTGGGCACCACGGGTGAGCCCTGTGCCAGGACCACCTTCAGCGGGCACACCGACTACAGGTGCTGGACCTCCAGTCACTGCCAGAAAG TGTGCCCCTGTCCTCGGGGGCTGGCCTGCACAGTCAGGGGCGAGTGCTGCCATGCCGAgtgcctgggaggctgcagccgGCCGGAAGACCCCCGTGCCTGCGTCGCCTGCCGCCACCTCTACTTCCAGGGCGCCTGCCACCGGGCCTGCCCGCCAGGCACCTACCAGCATGAGTCCTGGCGCTGTGTCACAGCGGAGCGCTGTGCCAGCCTGCGCTCTGTGCCTGGCCGTGCCTCCACTTTCGGCATCCACCAGGGTAGTTGTCTGGCCCAGTGCCCTCCAGGCTTCACCCGTAATGACAGCAG CATATTCTGCCACAAATGCGAGGGGCTGTGCCCCAAAGAGTGCAAAGTGGGCACCAAGACCATCGACTCTGTCCAGGCAGCACAGGATCTGGTGGGCTGCACCCACGTGGAAGGGAGCCTCATCCTCAACCTCCGTCAAGGCT ATAACCTGGAGCTGGAGCTGCAGCGAAGCCTAGGACTGGTAGAGACCATCACTGGCTTCCTCAAAATCAAGCACTCCTTTGCCCTCGTGTCCCTAGGCTTTTTCAAGAACCTCAAACTTATCCGGGGGGACACCATGGTGGATGG GAACTACACCTTGTACGTGCTGGATAACCAGAACCTACAGCAGCTGGGTTCCTGGGTGGCTGCAGGGCTCACCATTCCTGTGGGCAAGATATACTTCGCCTTCAACCCACGCCTCTGCTTGGAGCACATCTACCGCTTGGAGGAGGTGACTGGCACTAAGGGACGGCAAAACAAGGCTGAGATCAACCCCCGCACCAACGGAGACCGCGCTGCCT GCCAGACTCGCACTCTGCGCTTTGTGTCCAACGTGACGGAGGCCAATCGCATCTTGCTGCGATGGGAGCGCTATGAACCGCTTGAGGCTCGCGACCTACTCAGCTTCATTGTGTACTACAAGGAGTC CCCATTCCAGAATGCCACAGAGTACGTAGGTCCAGATGCCTGTGGGGCCCAGAGCTGGAACCTACTGGATGTGGAGCTGCCCCTTAGCCGCACCCAGGAGCCGGGGGTGACCCTAGCCCCGCTCAAGCCCTGGACACAGTATGCCGTGTTTGTACGGGCCATCACACTGACCACAGCAGAGGACAGCCCCCACCAAGGAGCCCAAAGCCCCATCGTCTACCTCCGAACCTTACCTGCAG cgCCCACAGTGCCCCAGGATGTCATCTCCACGTCCAATTCCTCCTCCCACCTGCTGGTGCGCTGGAAGCCACCGACCCAGCGCAACGGAAACATCACCTACTACCTGGTGCTGTGGCAACGTCTGGCAGAGGACAGCGACCTCTACCTCAATGACTACTGCCACCGCG GCTTGCGGCTGCCCACCAGCAACAACGACCCCCGCTTCGACGGAGAAGACGGGGAACTCGAGGCCGACAGGGAGCCTGGCTGCTGCCCTTGCCAGCACCCACCTCCTGGGCAGGTCCTACCACCGCTGGAGGCACAGGAGGCGTCGTTCCAGAAGAAGTTTGAAAACTTTCTACACAACGCCATCACCATTCCCAA ATCCCCTTGGAAGGTGACATCCATCAATAAGAGCCCTCAAAG GGACTCAGGGAGGAGCCGACGGGCAGCCGAGGCCCTCAGGCTTGGGGGAAACAGCTCGGATTTCAAGATCCAAGAGGACAAAGTGCCCCGGGAGCGAGCGGTGCTGAGTGGCCTGCGCCACTTCACAGAGTACCGGATCGACATCCATGCCTGCAACCACGCGGCGCACACCGTGGGCTGCAGCGCGGCCACCTTCGTCTTTGCGCGCACCATGCCCCACA GAGAGGCTGATGGTATCCCAGGAAAAGTGGCCTGGGAGGCAGCCAGCAAGAGCAGTGTTCTCCTGCGCTGGCTTGAGCCACCGGACCCCAACGGACTCATTCTGAAGTACGAAATCAAGTACCGCCGCCTGGGAGAG GAGGCCACAGTGCTGTGTGTGTCCCGCCTGCGATATGCCAAATTTGGGGGTGTCCACCTGGCCCTGCTGCCTCCTGGAAACTACTCTGCCAGAGTTCGGGCAACCTCACTGGCTGGCAACGGCTCCTGGACAGACAGTGTCGCTTTCTACATCCCTGGCCCGG AGGAGGAAGATTCTGGGGGGCTGCACGTCCTTCTCACCGTCACCCCTGCGGGGCTCATGCTGCTCATCATTCTTGCTGTCCTTGGTTTCTTCTACAGCAAGAAGAG AAACAGCACCCTGTATGCCTCTGTGAATCCGGAATACTTCAGCGCCTCTCACA TGTACATCCCCGACGAGTGGGAGGTGCCTCGGGAGCAGATCTCCATAATCCGAGAACTGGGCCAGGGCTCTTTCGGGATGGTATACGAGGGGCTGGCACAAGGACTGGAGGTTGGAGAGGAGCCCACGCCGGTGGCCCTGAAGACCGTGAATGAGCTGGCCAGCCCACGAGAACGCATTGAGTTCCTCAAGGAAGCCTCTGTCATGAAGGCATTCAAGTGTCACCATGTG AACAATCCTGGGCTCCCACGGCCAGCACTGGGAGATATGATCCAGATGGCTGGTGAGATTGCAGATGGCATGGCCTACCTTGCTGCCAACAAGTTTGTGCATCGAGACCTAGCGGCCCGGAACTGCATGGTGTCCCAGGACTTCACTGTCAAGATTGGGG ACTTCGGGATGACTCGAGACGTGTATGAGACAGACTACTACCGCAAGGGCGGGAAGGGGCTGCTGCCCGTGCGCTGGATGGCCCCCGAGTCCCTCAAAGACGGGATCTTCACCACCCACTCTGACGTCTG GTCCTTCGGCGTGGTGCTCTGGGAGATCGTGACCCTGGCTGAACAACCCTACCAGGGCCTATCCAATGAGCAGGTGCTCAAGTTCGTCGTGGATGGTGGAGTCCTGGAAGAGCTGGAGAGCTGTCCGGTTCAGCT GCAGGAGCTGATGCAGCGCTGCTGGCAGCAGAACCCGCGCCTGCGCCCCACCTTTACCCACATCCTGGACAGCATACAGGAGGAGCTGAGGCCCTCCTTCCGCCTCCTCTCCTTCTATCACAGCCCAGAATGCCGGGGAGCCCGGGCCTCCCTGCTGCCCACAGATGCAGAGCCTGACTCCCCCCGAACCTCAAAAGAGGCCTCCTCAGACTTCAGCCCCCAGAATGGGGGTCCAGGACATTGA